Proteins co-encoded in one Candidatus Manganitrophaceae bacterium genomic window:
- a CDS encoding rRNA pseudouridine synthase produces the protein MDRKVSLARALSKLGVASRSQARTLIESGRVSVNGKCLTNPEVRVDPDREVLRVDGRVIRRAAPIYLMMHKPTGVVTTRSDERGRKTVYDLLGEEGRWLFPVGRLDKETAGLLLLTNDTQWGNRISAPDSKVPKVYHVKLGRPVSEEDMARLRSGILLDGTPTAPAKAALLHVKHEEWLVLTLQEGRNRQVRRMCEALGHRVERLIRVAVGGLLLGNLPPGGLRPLTPEEVRRLSPPSG, from the coding sequence ATGGATCGGAAGGTCAGTCTCGCCCGCGCCCTCTCCAAGCTTGGGGTCGCCTCGCGCAGTCAGGCCCGCACGCTGATTGAGTCGGGACGGGTTTCGGTGAATGGGAAATGTCTGACCAATCCGGAGGTCCGCGTTGATCCCGATCGGGAGGTCCTCCGGGTGGATGGGCGGGTCATCCGTCGGGCGGCGCCGATCTATCTGATGATGCACAAGCCGACCGGAGTGGTGACGACCCGCTCCGATGAGCGGGGGAGAAAAACGGTCTATGATCTTTTAGGCGAGGAGGGTCGGTGGCTCTTTCCGGTCGGACGTCTCGACAAGGAGACGGCGGGGCTGCTTCTCCTGACAAATGATACCCAGTGGGGAAACCGCATCTCGGCCCCCGACTCGAAAGTACCCAAGGTCTATCATGTGAAACTCGGCCGGCCGGTCTCGGAAGAGGACATGGCGCGCCTTCGGAGCGGTATCCTCCTCGACGGTACCCCGACGGCGCCGGCGAAGGCCGCTCTCCTCCACGTCAAACACGAAGAGTGGCTCGTGCTGACCCTCCAAGAGGGAAGAAACCGTCAGGTCCGCCGCATGTGCGAGGCGCTCGGCCACCGGGTGGAACGCCTCATCCGTGTCGCAGTCGGCGGCCTCTTGCTCGGCAATCTGCCGCCCGGCGGCCTCCGCCCTCTGACGCCGGAAGAGGTCCGGCGCTTATCGCCGCCTTCCGGATGA
- a CDS encoding 50S ribosomal protein L11 methyltransferase — translation MSPLNSSGRLWRQITLTLPLELEAEATALLIDLAAGGVWVEPADRFIRLRVFFPSEERGRVEAMRSGLRARGIDQEASVASALLPEEEWQTAWQRHSVPIQRIGKRLLIGAPWHFPLANPTGRKVIQIAPGMAFGTGTHATTRSCLTLLETLISGRRRGPLLDLGTGSGILAIAAVRLGMAAVTAVENDPVALAAAKKNARVNGVASRILFRKTIPSEAQYRWGVANLTGPLLLSLSERWSALIPPRGKLILSGMLKTETAGVLARYRKRFLVLKKLRRGEWVTLLMERKRGN, via the coding sequence ATGTCTCCGCTTAATTCTTCAGGGCGCCTCTGGCGCCAGATCACTCTTACGCTTCCGCTTGAGCTTGAGGCGGAGGCGACTGCGTTGTTGATCGATTTAGCGGCCGGCGGGGTCTGGGTGGAACCGGCCGATCGTTTCATCCGCCTTCGGGTTTTCTTTCCCTCGGAGGAAAGAGGGAGGGTGGAGGCCATGCGGAGCGGGCTTCGCGCGAGAGGAATCGATCAAGAAGCGTCCGTTGCTTCGGCGCTCCTTCCCGAAGAGGAGTGGCAGACCGCCTGGCAACGGCATTCGGTTCCCATTCAGCGAATCGGGAAACGGCTCCTCATCGGGGCGCCGTGGCATTTCCCTTTGGCGAACCCGACCGGCCGGAAGGTCATTCAAATCGCCCCCGGTATGGCCTTCGGCACCGGCACGCACGCGACGACACGGAGCTGTCTCACCCTTTTGGAAACGCTGATCTCCGGCAGGCGCCGCGGTCCGCTCCTCGACCTCGGGACCGGAAGCGGGATTCTGGCGATTGCCGCGGTCCGCTTGGGAATGGCGGCGGTCACGGCGGTCGAAAATGATCCGGTCGCCTTGGCGGCGGCGAAAAAAAATGCGCGGGTGAATGGGGTCGCCTCCCGGATCCTGTTCCGTAAAACGATCCCTTCGGAGGCGCAATACCGTTGGGGGGTTGCCAATCTGACCGGACCGCTTTTGCTTTCTCTCTCCGAACGGTGGTCGGCATTGATTCCGCCGCGGGGGAAGCTGATCCTCTCCGGGATGTTAAAGACTGAAACAGCGGGGGTTCTCGCGCGGTATCGGAAGCGATTTCTCGTCTTAAAAAAGCTCAGGAGGGGAGAGTGGGTGACCCTGCTCATGGAGAGAAAAAGGGGAAATTAA